The genomic window AACGTCCATTGAGATCAACGGTTACTACCGTTGATTGGCATCCGGACAACAAGGTTCTGGTTGCCGGCTCAACGGATTACAAAGTCCGGGTCTTCAGTGCATTTATCAGTGATATGGAGGATGCTCCTGGTACTAGTCCTTGGGGGCAAAGTAATACCTTAGGATCACTCTTGGCTGAATTTCCTAATACACCCAATGGAGGTAAAATTATCTAACTATGTATATGTGTAGTAATAGTAATCTTTGTcttattatgtatttatgttattaatatttatagtgCATAAAGTGtaatatgtacaaaaatacaaactgcttattgtaaaaaaaattaattttatatcggtaCTGTTGTTTAGGTGGCTGGATACATTCAGTAGCATTCAGCCCTTGTGGCAATAAAATTTGTTGGGTGGCACACAACTCATCTATATGTGTTGCTGATGCTACTAAAGGAAATGCAGTTATGAGACTGTATACAGAGCATTTACCGTTTTTAAGTTGCATTTGGATAGGTTCTAATAACATTGTTGCCGCTGTAAGCGATACAactcttaaaattattttcagattgCACGAAAGATGTTATTTATCGtcgtaattaacatttttttaggGACATAGCTGTATGCCAATGTTGTACTCTGTAGATGACAATggacaaatatattttgtttcaaaGTTGGACAACACACAGAAAAAAGAGATCGCCGGATTGTCCGCTATGCGAAAATTTCAGTCACTAGACCGACAAGCGAGGAACGAGACGAACGATAATGCTCTTGATAGCGTACATCAAAATACAATCAATTGCGTTCGTCGGGTATCGGATCACGAATTTAGCACAAGCAGTTTAGACGGGCAACTTGTAGTTTGGGACTTGAAGGTAATTTGTGTAACGTACACttctaatattaatgttaacgaTGTATTCTAATCGACCTTTGTCTTTATCAAGCTTTTAGAGAATTCCATTGCTGGTCTCAAGATAGCGTAAGCatgaaactttttttatattgcaaagATCAGAGATATTACATCCGATACAACGatgtataaatgttaaaatgaaTACGAAACAATTTCTCATTAATCAGTCACCTCGTTAAATTTCCTACGTCACAGCGTGATTCCTATTCCCTTGAAGAGAAAATTGGCGTTCACTCTTTGTGAACGATAAGTGGGTGAAACTTCCAATAACGCAAGAAGGTAACATTTAGCTATTTTTATGTCGTTTCAACGTCATCGGTTACAAGGTGTTTCAGAAATCTGATTCTACGCTTTCCAGCGGTACTGTGTGTAAACCTTGCATGTatctttattgttttattgatattttattttgacgaTAATAAGAAGATGCCGACaggttgaaaaatttatactttatgCAAGATAAAATGTTGAAGAGATTTTAATAAGTGGCATAGCccagaaaaatagaaaatcgaTCAATTGAAGCCgtcgttctacttttacctaGAGAAGGTATCGGAGCGGAGAACAAAAAATCTTTAGTCATATGAAAAGTGAAGTCTTGGCTTTCTCACATGTAAATATCCTCctttttacttataattattacacacGTGCATTGTCTTaagttttatttgcatatgcaTCGCGTAGATtccatgttaaaattatattatttgatttgcaAGCCTGATTTGTATTACGCAAGTCGAAGGATCCACCCCAGTGAATGGCCCGAGGGGATGATATTGCCTATCGCTAGGCACGCGGTTCCATTCGAGCGGCTCGCCAACGGCAGGCGTAAGTAGCTGGCACACGCGCCAGGAAGGCAACCGATAAGTGGAGGTGGAAAAGTGGCAGCCGGACAAGTTCAGCAACGCCAATATCGATTCAGTCTCGCGCAAACCACCCTTACGTGTACGACTACCGTGGTCGCTGGCCGTTGCAGCGGCAGCGCAACGCGCCGGAGCCTTAGCTCTCGCCCGTTACCGCCGACACGTAAACAGAGACGCGAGTATCGATGATACGAGGTGGTCTTGCGTCGTCGACGTTCACCGCGCGCCGTTCCGTGAATTACGTGGCGGATtatctcgcgatcgcgattatTGATTCCGCGCCGCTTTGttttcttcccctttctctcccgcgGTTGGAATCGACCCGGAATCG from Cardiocondyla obscurior isolate alpha-2009 linkage group LG19, Cobs3.1, whole genome shotgun sequence includes these protein-coding regions:
- the Arpc1 gene encoding actin-related protein 2/3 complex subunit 1A-A → MTEVLSLGVDAINCHAWNRDRTEVAICPNNNEIQVHKRTSAGWKLLETLEEHHMAVMGIDWAPKTNRIVTCSADKNAYVWTQKEDGKWDPAWVLLRINRAATCVKWSPLENKFAVGSGGRVIAVCYFASENNWWLCKHIKRPLRSTVTTVDWHPDNKVLVAGSTDYKVRVFSAFISDMEDAPGTSPWGQSNTLGSLLAEFPNTPNGGGWIHSVAFSPCGNKICWVAHNSSICVADATKGNAVMRLYTEHLPFLSCIWIGSNNIVAAGHSCMPMLYSVDDNGQIYFVSKLDNTQKKEIAGLSAMRKFQSLDRQARNETNDNALDSVHQNTINCVRRVSDHEFSTSSLDGQLVVWDLKLLENSIAGLKIA